The genomic window GCATATAGAAGAACTGTCTCTGCGGTTCCCCGATCCGCATGTCCCAACCCTGTTTGATGCTGTAGCAGGCCGCTGATTTGGCCCTTTGATCTGCCGAGAACGCTTTTCCCTGACCCCGGAACATATTGCGCGAAAACTGATCCAGCAGGATGATCAGCGCCAGCGCGCCGCGCGGGTTGCCCAGCCAGTCCGCCAAATCGCCGCGCGCGCCTTTGCTCCATAAATCCCCGAACCGGGTGGTGATCTGATCGTCCAGTGCCTGATCCTGCCTGTACCAATCTTCGGGGCTGCATTCGTCCAGCCAGAAGGCCAGCACATCCTCCGATGGGTGGGATATCATCGCTTTGCTCCTTTGCGATTTCTTATGCCTGTAGGGTCACCTTACATAGCAGATTACGGCTTGTCTTCTGCCTCTTCCTCTTCCTGCGCGGCCTCGATAAACGCCTCCTGCGCCCATTCCATCGCCACGGGCGACCCCGATGGCATGACCGGGGCATAGCTGCCGGTTTCCTCCCAGCCGGGGGCGGGCCGCACAGT from Rhodophyticola sp. CCM32 includes these protein-coding regions:
- a CDS encoding DUF924 family protein; the encoded protein is MISHPSEDVLAFWLDECSPEDWYRQDQALDDQITTRFGDLWSKGARGDLADWLGNPRGALALIILLDQFSRNMFRGQGKAFSADQRAKSAACYSIKQGWDMRIGEPQRQFFYMPFCHSELLTDQDHCVRLMKERMPEGGADSVLHACAHREIIRKFGRFPFRNKALGRSTTAEEQRFMDDGGYGKVIADLKAA